In Pseudothermotoga hypogea DSM 11164 = NBRC 106472, the following are encoded in one genomic region:
- a CDS encoding carbohydrate ABC transporter permease, with translation MKFKRYLLTAFALALALVYLIPLIWMTLASFQSEKDILASKWIPSKWFVENYKIILQRAKLRTWFVNSLISATGATVGILLVCIPAAYAVSRMEFPGRKILYLLSLTGFMIPTQAIAIPLYLLVRKFGLVNNLLGIIIPALPSSMAVFILSQFMKAIPLDYEEAARLDGASELDVMLKVILPMSLPAVVTVTVLHFTWTWNDFFWPLIVMTSDKMYTLPVGLVALAASDVNIRYGPIMAANVLASLPVIAVYIFLQRYLTRGVVLSLR, from the coding sequence ATGAAGTTCAAAAGGTATCTTTTGACCGCATTCGCACTTGCATTGGCTTTGGTTTACCTGATTCCACTCATATGGATGACTCTCGCTTCTTTTCAAAGCGAAAAAGACATATTGGCCAGCAAGTGGATACCAAGCAAATGGTTCGTGGAAAACTACAAGATAATCCTGCAGAGGGCGAAGTTGAGGACTTGGTTCGTGAACAGCTTGATCTCAGCCACGGGAGCCACGGTCGGAATACTTTTGGTCTGCATCCCAGCCGCTTACGCCGTGAGTCGTATGGAATTTCCCGGAAGGAAAATTCTCTATCTCCTCTCGCTCACAGGCTTCATGATACCCACTCAGGCCATCGCGATACCTCTGTATCTGTTGGTCAGAAAGTTTGGACTCGTGAACAACCTCTTGGGAATCATAATCCCCGCCTTGCCTTCTTCCATGGCCGTGTTCATACTCTCTCAGTTCATGAAGGCCATACCTTTGGATTATGAAGAAGCCGCTCGTCTGGATGGAGCCAGTGAACTGGATGTGATGCTGAAGGTGATTCTGCCCATGTCGCTTCCCGCAGTGGTGACGGTGACCGTCCTTCACTTCACCTGGACCTGGAACGACTTCTTCTGGCCTTTGATAGTGATGACTTCAGATAAGATGTACACCCTGCCAGTGGGATTGGTGGCGCTGGCTGCATCCGATGTGAACATACGCTACGGACCCATAATGGCAGCGAACGTTTTGGCATCCTTGCCCGTGATAGCAGTTTACATATTCTTGCAGAGATACTTGACGCGCGGAGTGGTACTGAGTCTCAGGTGA
- a CDS encoding glycoside hydrolase family 2 protein codes for MRLKLNEGWRFSLDGVHFVEVKLPHEVLWENVKEKVKHVVYEKKLDLRGYEKKRILLHFHGVDYIARIFVNDSEVFQHEGGYDDFKVDITRQLKFNGNDVVKVLVSDVDLSERSDVVAGKQDWYGNACGIIQQVELWIVDEVHVDSMKAFPRKDLKSVDCEVRFSDGTCHEFEVFLLDPFGKEVLREKIKQSRFTLQLENALTWDLSHPYLYKFIVEFNDERIETRFGFRYIETRDDKILLNGEPVYIFGALDQNFYADTHYTLPDRERLLDEMLKAKEMGLNLLRYHVKIPDQDYLEVADELGILVWMDLPYARQLDEKGRNYLEKLLENVLNRYANHPSFVMLSLINETWGVDLTENATEETKEWIRKFYEKAKTLDSTRLYVDNSACPWNYHVVSDVDDYHFYNAFPYHNEQWKKRIQDFATGEYKTFFEPPNRKLPKIVSEFGVWGLSDPKAWLGEWSKFPISVMGNTFEGSEPVRAIEKMVEFHNIDDLIYQAQLHQFLGLKYQAEVMRLYPSISGYVITEFSDIAWEANGLLDYNRSPKSFHHLMKTINQPIVCIIPNHRSLLLEGQMYEAEVYLANNTSKKFEATLIVRTERKVLKQTRVEIKPWSVEKITDVKAQLEPNAQNVFVELFEGERLLSRNFYPIMVLRENKRALDIVWVNKENFSDEELLCMREDEKIYGMLDFSGDWLSAITIFNTKRQLNIAALLWDLGQLATANLLVPKTFGPISSQNSLISKIIGWGYAVASLLYVREGKEGERILTTLKECEVSKRLIEEIV; via the coding sequence TTGAGGCTGAAGCTGAACGAAGGTTGGCGCTTTTCGTTGGATGGAGTTCACTTCGTTGAGGTGAAGTTACCTCACGAGGTGCTCTGGGAAAACGTGAAGGAAAAGGTGAAACATGTGGTATACGAAAAGAAGCTGGATCTGAGAGGTTACGAGAAAAAAAGGATACTTCTTCACTTTCATGGTGTAGATTACATCGCAAGAATTTTCGTGAATGACTCTGAAGTTTTTCAGCATGAGGGTGGCTACGACGACTTCAAGGTGGACATCACAAGACAACTGAAATTCAACGGGAACGACGTGGTGAAGGTCTTGGTTTCAGACGTGGATCTTTCAGAGAGATCCGACGTTGTCGCAGGCAAACAAGATTGGTACGGGAACGCCTGTGGAATCATTCAGCAGGTCGAGCTCTGGATCGTCGATGAAGTTCATGTCGACTCAATGAAAGCCTTTCCCAGAAAGGACCTCAAGAGCGTAGATTGTGAGGTACGCTTCTCGGATGGAACGTGCCACGAGTTCGAAGTGTTCCTCTTAGATCCTTTTGGAAAGGAAGTTCTGCGGGAAAAGATCAAACAGAGCAGATTCACACTACAGCTCGAGAATGCCTTGACTTGGGACCTCTCACATCCCTACCTTTACAAATTCATCGTTGAATTCAACGACGAAAGGATCGAAACCAGATTTGGGTTCAGATACATCGAAACACGAGATGACAAGATCCTTCTGAACGGTGAACCTGTTTACATCTTCGGCGCGCTCGATCAAAACTTCTATGCAGACACGCACTACACGCTCCCAGATCGCGAAAGGCTCCTTGACGAGATGCTCAAAGCCAAGGAAATGGGTCTAAATCTTCTAAGATACCACGTGAAGATACCAGATCAAGACTATCTGGAAGTGGCAGACGAGTTGGGAATCTTGGTTTGGATGGATTTACCTTACGCGAGGCAACTGGACGAGAAAGGGAGAAACTATTTAGAAAAACTTCTTGAAAACGTTTTGAATCGATATGCAAATCACCCATCCTTCGTGATGCTCAGTCTGATCAACGAAACGTGGGGGGTTGACCTTACCGAAAACGCCACAGAGGAAACGAAAGAGTGGATCAGAAAATTCTACGAGAAGGCCAAGACTCTGGATTCCACACGTTTGTACGTGGACAATTCGGCTTGTCCTTGGAACTACCACGTCGTATCGGACGTGGACGATTATCATTTCTACAACGCCTTTCCGTACCACAACGAGCAGTGGAAGAAACGCATCCAAGACTTCGCAACGGGTGAATACAAGACCTTCTTTGAACCACCGAATCGCAAGCTCCCAAAGATCGTCTCAGAGTTTGGAGTGTGGGGCCTTTCCGATCCAAAGGCTTGGCTTGGAGAATGGTCGAAATTCCCCATCAGTGTTATGGGCAACACTTTTGAAGGCTCTGAACCTGTGAGGGCGATCGAGAAAATGGTTGAGTTTCACAACATCGACGATCTCATCTACCAAGCGCAGCTCCATCAATTCTTGGGATTGAAGTACCAAGCGGAAGTGATGCGTCTTTATCCTTCGATCAGTGGATACGTCATCACAGAGTTTTCCGACATAGCGTGGGAAGCCAACGGTCTTTTGGACTACAACAGATCGCCCAAATCCTTCCACCATCTGATGAAAACCATAAACCAACCAATCGTTTGCATCATACCCAACCACAGATCGTTACTGCTCGAAGGACAAATGTATGAGGCAGAAGTGTACTTAGCGAACAACACTTCAAAAAAGTTCGAAGCGACACTCATCGTGAGAACTGAAAGAAAAGTCTTGAAACAGACTCGAGTAGAAATAAAACCTTGGTCTGTGGAGAAAATCACAGACGTGAAGGCACAACTCGAACCTAACGCTCAGAACGTCTTCGTGGAACTGTTCGAAGGAGAAAGATTGCTGAGCCGAAACTTTTATCCGATCATGGTCCTTCGCGAGAACAAGAGGGCTTTGGATATAGTCTGGGTGAACAAGGAAAATTTTTCGGACGAAGAGTTGCTGTGTATGAGGGAAGATGAGAAGATCTACGGTATGTTGGATTTTTCAGGTGATTGGCTGAGCGCCATAACGATATTCAACACGAAGAGACAGCTGAACATCGCCGCACTGCTATGGGATCTTGGACAGTTGGCAACAGCGAATCTGCTTGTGCCTAAGACTTTCGGCCCGATCAGCTCACAGAATTCTTTGATCAGCAAGATCATAGGCTGGGGTTACGCCGTCGCATCGCTCTTGTACGTGAGGGAGGGCAAAGAAGGTGAGCGAATCTTAACAACACTGAAGGAGTGTGAGGTTTCGAAACGATTGATCGAAGAGATCGTTTGA
- a CDS encoding LacI family DNA-binding transcriptional regulator: MGVRKYITMKDIAEKAGVSVNTVSRVLNNKPDISKQTREKILRIAKELGYIKNITASSLRSNQTKIVGVILEDITNLFFAEVMKGMEAAARKYGYQLLLMNTGTDAKKQREAIQTLLERRVEGILITPTEDGLSDFERLSHINVPVVIVGRHIERLQLDEIHSDEVKGGYLATKHLLSKGRKKILLINSVPENSAARMREEGYRKALREANVHLSEDYIIVSPEPNMEAGYDAVLKAIEKKLDFDGIFCYNDMFAFGAMRALEELGKRVPQDVAVVGYDDVAFASYYRPALTTIRINKFGMGFEAFKLLLQKLSGRRKKPKRVVLDVELIARESA, from the coding sequence ATGGGTGTGAGGAAATACATAACGATGAAAGACATCGCCGAAAAGGCTGGCGTTTCTGTGAACACCGTTTCAAGGGTTCTGAACAACAAACCCGATATAAGCAAACAGACGCGCGAAAAGATACTGCGTATCGCCAAGGAATTGGGTTACATAAAGAACATAACCGCATCCTCGTTGCGCAGCAACCAAACCAAGATAGTCGGTGTCATACTCGAAGACATCACGAATTTGTTCTTCGCTGAAGTTATGAAAGGCATGGAGGCCGCGGCAAGGAAGTACGGCTATCAGCTGTTGCTCATGAACACCGGGACAGATGCGAAGAAACAGAGAGAAGCCATACAGACGCTCTTGGAACGCAGGGTCGAAGGCATACTGATCACACCCACGGAGGATGGCCTGAGCGACTTTGAAAGACTTTCTCACATCAACGTTCCCGTGGTGATCGTTGGAAGACACATCGAACGATTACAACTCGATGAGATACACAGCGACGAGGTCAAAGGGGGCTATCTGGCCACAAAGCATTTGCTGTCTAAGGGTAGGAAGAAGATCCTTTTGATAAACTCCGTACCAGAGAACTCCGCGGCGAGGATGAGAGAAGAAGGTTACAGAAAAGCTCTGCGCGAGGCGAATGTTCATCTTTCCGAAGATTACATCATCGTATCGCCCGAGCCGAACATGGAAGCTGGTTACGACGCGGTTTTGAAAGCGATCGAGAAGAAGCTGGACTTTGACGGCATTTTCTGCTACAACGACATGTTCGCCTTCGGTGCGATGAGGGCGCTCGAAGAACTTGGCAAGAGAGTACCTCAGGATGTTGCAGTGGTTGGCTACGACGATGTGGCATTCGCTTCTTACTACAGACCAGCGCTCACAACGATCAGGATAAACAAGTTCGGTATGGGGTTTGAGGCTTTCAAACTTTTGCTGCAAAAATTGAGTGGCAGGAGAAAAAAGCCCAAACGTGTGGTGCTGGACGTCGAACTCATCGCGCGAGAGTCGGCGTGA
- a CDS encoding sugar phosphate isomerase family codes for MPTHAITLTVPAILSAEKILCIVPRERKKEIVLRTLEGPITAERPASFLRRHRDVHLFLDAESASLLPG; via the coding sequence GTGCCAACCCACGCGATAACTCTGACCGTGCCTGCCATACTGAGCGCCGAGAAGATTCTGTGCATAGTGCCCCGCGAGAGAAAGAAAGAGATAGTTCTCCGAACTCTGGAAGGTCCCATCACGGCTGAACGTCCTGCAAGCTTTTTGAGAAGACATCGCGATGTTCATCTCTTTCTGGACGCAGAGAGTGCTTCGCTGTTGCCTGGATGA
- a CDS encoding diaminopimelate dehydrogenase, with protein sequence MEKIKVAVVGMGNVGRYVLQAVRESQDMEAVGIVEIPERVSQISSQITDLPVTSNVEELEKPDVAILAIDSRAVPSVAPSFLYKGINTIDAYDIHGAEGALRLKKQLDEIAKENNCVAIISAGWDPGTDSLIRAVMQIIAPKGMTCTNFGPGMSMGHTVAVKRIKGVKDAVSITCPKGMGMHMRLVYVELEDGYDFDEVAKKISEDPYFCHDEVYINQVSTVKDLIDMGHSVKIERKGTSAGACNQRMEYHMSVNNPAATAQVMVAAARASVKQKPGCYTLLEIPLIDLLLGEKDELICKLL encoded by the coding sequence ATGGAGAAGATCAAAGTGGCCGTAGTCGGCATGGGAAACGTCGGAAGGTACGTGCTTCAAGCTGTCAGAGAATCACAAGACATGGAAGCTGTGGGAATCGTTGAAATTCCAGAACGAGTGAGTCAAATTTCGAGTCAGATCACAGACCTACCTGTCACGAGCAACGTGGAAGAACTTGAAAAACCTGACGTCGCGATCTTGGCGATCGACAGTCGTGCTGTGCCGAGCGTCGCTCCAAGTTTTCTCTACAAAGGCATCAACACAATCGACGCGTACGACATACATGGCGCTGAGGGGGCGCTCAGACTGAAGAAACAGCTCGACGAGATAGCAAAGGAGAACAATTGTGTTGCGATCATATCTGCGGGTTGGGACCCCGGAACCGATTCGCTCATCAGAGCCGTCATGCAGATCATCGCGCCGAAGGGTATGACTTGTACGAACTTCGGTCCAGGCATGAGCATGGGTCACACCGTGGCTGTGAAGAGGATCAAGGGAGTGAAGGATGCCGTTTCGATCACTTGTCCGAAGGGCATGGGCATGCACATGAGGCTCGTGTACGTGGAATTAGAGGACGGATACGATTTCGACGAAGTGGCGAAGAAGATCTCGGAAGATCCATACTTCTGTCACGATGAAGTTTACATAAATCAAGTCAGCACTGTGAAGGACTTGATAGACATGGGTCATTCCGTGAAAATAGAAAGGAAAGGAACTTCCGCAGGTGCTTGCAATCAAAGGATGGAATACCACATGTCAGTGAACAACCCAGCTGCAACGGCACAGGTTATGGTTGCAGCAGCTCGTGCAAGTGTGAAGCAAAAGCCCGGTTGTTACACGTTACTCGAGATACCTTTGATAGACTTACTGCTTGGAGAGAAGGACGAGCTGATCTGTAAGTTATTGTGA
- a CDS encoding ABC transporter substrate-binding protein: protein MKRVLLVAVLVFAAVMLFAQAPKRGGTLYDYFTTDRMTFDAQEDTTLQTYALARLLFSTLVRYKGETLELEPELLAKMPEISEDGRVYTFELKKNIKFHDGKTELTSDDVKFTIERMLSPKGRGASKWLFDVILGAEEFIKGESTSLEGFKKIDDYKFQIILKEAYAPFLYHLAVPGASIYSEKLVKAAGDNWKLNPVGTGPFKLKRHIPNTEIVLERNPYYFEKDLPYLDGIVFRIVPDSTTALMEFEAGTLDVVTIPVLEYDRLKKSGKYNIIEKEALNTYYFLMNMSDPKWSNPILRKAMALAINKEELAEAVFGPRATVATSFVTPGIPGSYPLGEGPAYEYNPEEAKKLVAQLGNIGKVTAWQWGGDTLSQPNIIIQAMAKEVGIDLEIIPIERAAFRQARREGKIPANYGNWWADIPDPDNYIGVFFGEGNQMSSGYNNKEVQEMIKKARVEVDPEKRAQMYREIEYKIIREDIAVIPLFHLKYLLATQKNVHGIIAHPTGITVYLYAYKE, encoded by the coding sequence ATGAAGAGAGTTCTTCTGGTAGCGGTTTTGGTCTTCGCCGCGGTGATGCTCTTCGCACAAGCGCCGAAAAGGGGTGGCACTCTGTACGACTACTTCACCACCGACAGAATGACATTCGATGCCCAGGAAGACACGACCTTGCAGACCTATGCTTTGGCAAGACTCTTGTTCAGCACACTGGTGAGGTACAAGGGCGAAACTTTGGAGCTCGAACCGGAACTGCTCGCGAAGATGCCAGAAATTTCTGAAGATGGAAGAGTCTACACGTTTGAGCTCAAGAAGAATATCAAGTTCCACGATGGAAAGACGGAGCTCACGAGCGACGATGTGAAGTTCACGATCGAGAGGATGCTCAGTCCGAAGGGCAGGGGCGCGAGCAAGTGGTTGTTCGATGTCATACTGGGTGCCGAGGAGTTCATCAAAGGTGAATCCACAAGCCTGGAAGGTTTCAAGAAGATCGACGACTACAAGTTCCAAATAATACTCAAAGAAGCTTACGCACCATTTTTGTACCACCTTGCGGTCCCAGGTGCCTCGATCTACTCCGAAAAGCTTGTCAAAGCCGCTGGAGACAACTGGAAACTCAACCCCGTGGGAACGGGCCCCTTCAAACTGAAGAGGCACATACCCAACACCGAGATCGTTCTTGAGAGGAACCCATATTACTTCGAAAAGGACCTTCCATACCTCGACGGCATAGTTTTCAGAATAGTCCCAGACTCAACGACCGCGCTCATGGAGTTCGAGGCGGGAACGCTCGACGTGGTGACGATACCCGTACTCGAGTACGACAGGCTGAAGAAATCTGGAAAGTACAACATCATCGAGAAGGAAGCGCTCAATACGTACTATTTCTTGATGAATATGAGCGATCCAAAGTGGTCCAACCCGATCTTGAGAAAGGCCATGGCGCTCGCGATCAACAAGGAAGAGCTCGCAGAGGCAGTCTTTGGACCAAGAGCAACCGTGGCGACGAGTTTCGTCACACCGGGTATACCCGGATCCTATCCACTTGGAGAAGGTCCAGCTTACGAGTACAACCCAGAAGAAGCGAAAAAATTGGTTGCACAGCTTGGAAACATCGGCAAGGTGACGGCGTGGCAGTGGGGTGGAGACACACTCTCACAGCCGAACATAATCATCCAAGCGATGGCCAAGGAAGTTGGAATAGACCTCGAGATCATACCAATCGAAAGGGCTGCATTCCGTCAAGCGAGAAGAGAGGGTAAAATCCCGGCAAATTATGGTAACTGGTGGGCGGACATTCCAGATCCAGACAACTACATAGGCGTCTTCTTCGGCGAGGGTAATCAGATGTCTTCCGGCTACAACAACAAGGAAGTCCAAGAAATGATCAAGAAAGCGCGCGTCGAGGTCGATCCGGAAAAGAGAGCGCAGATGTACAGAGAGATAGAGTACAAGATCATCAGAGAAGACATAGCAGTCATACCGTTGTTCCATTTGAAATACCTGCTTGCGACTCAAAAGAACGTGCACGGCATAATCGCTCATCCGACTGGAATAACCGTCTATCTGTACGCGTACAAAGAGTGA
- a CDS encoding ABC transporter permease yields the protein MVQYIVRRLLYSIPVIIGVTLITFILLNVVPGDPVLEMVGKYADPVAIEQIREQLGLNDPLIVQYLRFLFNLLRGDLGKSFKTNMPVSKMIADTFPTTLKLALSSYLVAIVLGVSVGIISAVKQYSILDRSMMILALAGVSAPVFWVAVVAQLVFGLKLGWFPISGYYSFKHMILPAIVLGTRFAASIARYTRSALLDVIRQDYIRTARAKGLSERRVIFIHALKNAMIPVVTILGMQLSGLLTGSILTETVFAIPGLGRLSVWALSERDFPLVQGTVVFTAIVYILGNLIVDISYAFLNPRVRLK from the coding sequence GTGGTTCAATACATCGTTCGCCGTCTACTTTATTCAATACCCGTCATCATCGGAGTCACTCTGATAACCTTCATCTTGCTCAACGTAGTGCCCGGTGATCCCGTTCTGGAGATGGTTGGAAAGTACGCAGATCCAGTAGCAATTGAACAGATAAGAGAGCAACTGGGACTGAACGATCCACTTATCGTGCAGTATTTGAGATTTCTGTTCAACCTGTTGAGAGGAGACCTTGGCAAATCGTTCAAGACCAATATGCCCGTCTCCAAGATGATCGCCGATACGTTCCCCACCACTCTGAAACTGGCTCTCAGTTCGTACCTGGTGGCAATAGTGCTGGGAGTTTCTGTAGGTATCATTTCGGCGGTCAAGCAATATTCCATCCTTGATCGTTCCATGATGATCCTCGCACTCGCGGGAGTGAGTGCGCCCGTTTTTTGGGTTGCCGTTGTTGCACAATTGGTCTTCGGACTGAAACTTGGTTGGTTTCCCATATCTGGCTATTACAGTTTCAAACACATGATCTTGCCCGCGATCGTCTTGGGAACGAGGTTCGCCGCTTCAATCGCTCGTTACACCAGGAGCGCCCTTTTGGACGTGATAAGGCAAGATTACATCAGGACCGCTCGCGCCAAGGGGCTTTCGGAGAGAAGGGTGATCTTCATTCATGCTCTCAAGAACGCGATGATTCCCGTAGTGACGATCCTCGGGATGCAACTCAGTGGATTGTTGACGGGTTCCATCCTCACCGAAACGGTCTTTGCGATTCCTGGGCTTGGAAGGCTTTCCGTCTGGGCTCTTTCGGAAAGAGATTTTCCGCTCGTTCAAGGAACTGTCGTTTTCACGGCGATCGTGTACATTTTGGGCAATCTGATCGTGGACATATCCTATGCGTTTTTGAACCCGAGAGTCAGGTTGAAATAG
- a CDS encoding ABC transporter permease — MAEKKAASLYADAFRRLRKNKAAMFGLIFVIFVVFVAVFAPLLAPADPNKIDLRNRLKPMGSPSGICKNGVYILGSDEYGRDILSRLIYGARISLTVGVMTQLITTAIGIVVGSLAGYYGGVIDMVMMRVADMLFAFPELLFYIGMMFALGPGLTNMFIALSVIGWAGKARLVRSQVIYLKETEFVEAAKAQGLSDFRIIVKHILPNCMGPIIVSVSLGIPGAILAEAGLSFLGLGILPPTPSWGNMIRSASAYLRIQPWYAVWPGLVLMLATFAFNLLGDGLRDALDPRLKQ, encoded by the coding sequence GTGGCTGAGAAGAAGGCCGCTTCACTTTATGCGGATGCCTTCAGAAGATTGAGAAAGAACAAAGCGGCGATGTTTGGGCTGATCTTCGTGATCTTCGTCGTGTTCGTCGCCGTTTTCGCACCTTTGCTCGCACCGGCCGATCCGAACAAGATAGACCTGCGAAATCGTCTCAAACCCATGGGTTCACCGTCGGGGATATGCAAAAATGGAGTTTACATTCTCGGCTCCGATGAGTACGGCAGGGACATCCTTTCGCGTTTGATTTACGGTGCGAGGATCTCTCTGACGGTCGGTGTCATGACGCAGCTCATCACAACGGCGATAGGGATCGTCGTGGGATCTCTGGCAGGCTACTACGGTGGAGTCATCGACATGGTGATGATGAGGGTAGCGGATATGTTGTTCGCATTCCCAGAGCTTCTCTTCTACATCGGTATGATGTTCGCGCTTGGCCCGGGTTTGACGAACATGTTCATCGCACTCTCTGTGATCGGTTGGGCTGGGAAAGCGCGTTTGGTGAGGAGCCAGGTGATCTATTTGAAGGAAACTGAGTTCGTGGAAGCTGCAAAAGCTCAAGGACTTTCAGACTTTCGAATCATCGTGAAACACATACTTCCCAACTGCATGGGTCCGATCATCGTTTCGGTGTCGTTGGGCATACCAGGCGCGATCCTGGCCGAGGCGGGTCTATCGTTCCTCGGGTTGGGCATCCTTCCTCCGACACCAAGTTGGGGAAACATGATAAGATCGGCGAGTGCGTATCTCAGAATCCAACCTTGGTACGCCGTCTGGCCGGGTCTGGTGCTCATGCTCGCCACGTTCGCCTTCAACCTGCTCGGAGATGGACTCAGGGACGCGCTCGATCCGAGATTGAAGCAGTGA
- a CDS encoding C40 family peptidase, with translation MKKLTLICLILIAISFFGSGVAVESLELAKKQIELFKKEFRIEPREMVFNVTVGSEDGKLTIFGEVSEPKLKESLLERLRTALQVSFEDKIKLLPDESVGEKIFAVVNVDVVNLMDAPRRTLQKNAVTQARMGDILKLFKRDGDWYLVQMEDSYIGWIDGSKIVSMSEIELKEYLSSPFVLIVSKFAQLYSEMDPKSVVEAKLVQGTTLPCVEVKGEWLKLRLPDQREFFVRSSDAQLFESRHEVFATQKGTEYIIEIAKQHLGLPYLWAGTTSYGFDCSGFTQFCFKMAGYFLRRDADMQYEQGEPVLDRKDLKMGDLVFFQTYKAGPSHVGIYIGNMKYIHSGSKGVAINSFDPNDPDYSADLDRKYIGARRIIQR, from the coding sequence ATGAAAAAACTCACCTTGATCTGCTTGATATTGATTGCGATCTCGTTCTTTGGGAGTGGTGTGGCTGTGGAAAGCTTGGAGCTTGCAAAAAAGCAGATAGAACTGTTCAAGAAAGAATTCAGGATCGAACCACGAGAAATGGTGTTCAACGTCACGGTGGGTAGTGAGGATGGAAAGCTGACAATCTTTGGAGAAGTTTCAGAACCCAAATTGAAAGAATCTCTGCTCGAAAGACTGAGAACGGCTCTCCAAGTTTCTTTCGAAGACAAGATCAAACTCTTGCCGGACGAATCTGTTGGTGAGAAGATCTTTGCGGTCGTGAACGTGGACGTGGTGAACTTGATGGACGCACCCAGAAGAACTTTGCAGAAGAACGCGGTGACTCAGGCGCGCATGGGGGACATTCTGAAACTGTTCAAGAGGGATGGCGATTGGTACTTGGTGCAGATGGAAGATTCTTACATAGGTTGGATCGATGGATCCAAAATCGTGAGCATGAGCGAGATTGAACTGAAGGAATATCTCTCTTCACCTTTCGTACTGATCGTTTCCAAGTTCGCACAGCTTTACAGCGAAATGGACCCAAAGAGTGTGGTCGAAGCGAAGCTCGTACAGGGAACCACACTGCCTTGCGTCGAAGTTAAAGGTGAATGGTTGAAACTGAGATTGCCCGATCAAAGAGAATTTTTCGTGAGATCGAGCGATGCACAGTTGTTCGAAAGCAGACACGAAGTCTTCGCAACTCAAAAAGGTACAGAGTACATCATCGAAATCGCGAAACAGCATTTGGGACTTCCCTATCTGTGGGCGGGCACGACGTCTTACGGGTTCGATTGTTCGGGTTTCACACAGTTCTGCTTCAAGATGGCAGGTTATTTCTTGAGACGGGATGCGGACATGCAGTACGAACAGGGTGAACCTGTGCTGGATAGGAAAGATCTCAAAATGGGAGATCTGGTGTTCTTCCAAACCTACAAGGCAGGTCCCTCACACGTGGGCATCTACATCGGAAACATGAAGTATATCCACTCTGGAAGCAAGGGTGTGGCGATAAACAGTTTCGATCCGAACGATCCCGACTATTCGGCGGACCTCGATAGAAAATACATCGGTGCGAGAAGGATCATTCAAAGGTGA
- a CDS encoding ABC transporter ATP-binding protein: MAELLRVEDLTVKFFTSDGIVHAVDKVSFSIEEEEVLGLVGESGCGKSVTSLAVMRLLPVPPAKITSGKIFFDGKDLLQLSDAEMRKIRGNAISMIFQEPMTSLNPVITVGKQIAEAIVTHQNVSMEEAKKKSIELLKLVGIPNPEKRYDDYPHQMSGGMRQRAMIAMALACNPKLLIADEPTTALDVTVQAQILDLIAQLKDSFGMSVLLITHDLGVIAEMCNRVIVMYAGQIVEEAPCVDLFDSPLHPYTDGLLKSIPKLEPGKKPLHTIEGSVPNAMDLPAGCRFHPRCPFAFDLCREKVPKLVNVNQHRRVRCFLRGSQPEEVEA, from the coding sequence ATGGCAGAGCTGTTGCGTGTTGAGGATCTCACCGTGAAGTTCTTCACCAGTGATGGAATCGTACACGCCGTGGACAAGGTGAGCTTCTCCATCGAAGAAGAGGAAGTGCTCGGATTGGTTGGAGAATCCGGCTGTGGAAAGTCCGTGACCTCCTTGGCCGTGATGAGACTTTTACCAGTTCCACCAGCGAAGATCACTTCTGGAAAGATCTTCTTCGACGGAAAGGATCTGCTCCAACTTTCGGATGCCGAAATGAGAAAGATTCGTGGCAACGCGATATCGATGATCTTTCAAGAACCCATGACTTCGCTGAACCCCGTCATAACGGTGGGAAAACAGATCGCCGAAGCGATCGTGACACACCAGAACGTGAGCATGGAGGAAGCCAAGAAAAAGTCGATCGAACTGCTCAAGCTGGTGGGTATTCCAAATCCTGAAAAACGTTACGACGATTATCCGCACCAGATGTCTGGTGGAATGAGACAGCGCGCCATGATAGCAATGGCCCTCGCGTGTAACCCGAAACTTCTCATCGCGGATGAACCCACCACCGCGCTCGATGTGACCGTTCAGGCGCAGATACTCGATCTCATCGCCCAGCTCAAGGACAGTTTCGGAATGAGCGTCTTGCTCATAACCCACGATCTGGGAGTCATCGCCGAGATGTGCAACAGGGTCATCGTGATGTACGCAGGTCAAATCGTCGAGGAAGCTCCTTGTGTAGACTTGTTTGACTCTCCATTGCATCCCTACACGGACGGGCTTTTGAAGTCTATACCCAAACTCGAACCTGGAAAGAAACCTTTGCACACGATCGAGGGGAGTGTTCCGAACGCGATGGATTTACCGGCAGGTTGCAGGTTTCATCCACGATGTCCTTTCGCTTTCGATCTCTGCAGGGAAAAGGTTCCAAAGCTTGTGAACGTGAACCAGCACAGAAGGGTCAGATGTTTCTTGAGAGGATCACAACCCGAGGAAGTGGAAGCATGA